One segment of Radiobacillus kanasensis DNA contains the following:
- a CDS encoding carboxymuconolactone decarboxylase family protein: MEQRIDYMEVAPELVKLISNLETYKKQTGFDEKLIELVKIRASQINNCAYCLDMHTKDARKLGETEQRIYCLSAWRETDFYTEREKVALELTEAVTRISVNGVPDDVYEAVRKHFDEKQYLDLVGLIITINCWNRLAIANRNGPEIRIFREWGM, from the coding sequence ATGGAACAAAGAATTGATTACATGGAGGTAGCACCTGAATTAGTTAAGCTCATATCGAACTTGGAAACGTACAAGAAGCAGACAGGATTTGATGAAAAACTCATAGAATTAGTGAAAATTCGTGCATCCCAGATTAATAACTGTGCCTATTGTCTCGATATGCACACAAAGGATGCTAGAAAATTAGGAGAAACAGAACAAAGAATCTATTGTCTCAGTGCTTGGAGAGAAACAGATTTTTATACAGAAAGAGAGAAAGTAGCATTGGAATTAACCGAAGCTGTAACGAGAATTTCTGTGAATGGTGTTCCTGACGATGTATATGAAGCAGTTCGAAAACATTTTGATGAAAAGCAATATCTCGATTTAGTTGGGCTGATCATTACGATCAACTGCTGGAATAGACTAGCCATTGCAAATCGTAACGGTCCAGAAATAAGAATTTTTCGTGAATGGGGGATGTAG
- a CDS encoding Parvovirus coat protein VP1-like protein → MACFGKYRYCGPNCTGPGAPINELDSICREHDLCYRTYGHKYCDQNFLRRVGPLGKRRSRLGRDARLMYRAIQLKSKFF, encoded by the coding sequence ATGGCTTGTTTTGGTAAATATCGTTATTGTGGACCGAATTGTACGGGTCCGGGTGCTCCGATTAATGAATTAGACTCCATCTGTAGGGAACATGACCTGTGCTATAGAACATACGGCCATAAGTATTGTGATCAAAATTTTCTACGTAGAGTCGGACCATTAGGAAAACGTCGATCAAGATTGGGGAGAGATGCCAGATTGATGTATAGAGCCATACAATTAAAATCAAAGTTTTTCTAA
- the sda gene encoding sporulation histidine kinase inhibitor Sda encodes MHVLSYGQLMEAFENAVKLSLEKEFIKLLELEINERSMGSLWEGY; translated from the coding sequence ATGCATGTACTAAGTTATGGACAGTTGATGGAGGCTTTTGAAAATGCGGTTAAATTATCTCTAGAGAAAGAATTTATAAAACTATTAGAACTAGAAATTAATGAGAGATCTATGGGGAGTCTATGGGAAGGATATTAA
- the sda gene encoding sporulation histidine kinase inhibitor Sda: protein MSGLLILSDQLLMTVYKEAVSLEMSQDFIELLKKEMERRGLMASTEK from the coding sequence ATGAGTGGATTGTTGATATTAAGTGATCAGTTATTAATGACAGTTTATAAGGAAGCGGTTTCGCTTGAAATGAGTCAGGATTTTATTGAATTATTGAAAAAAGAAATGGAACGTAGAGGTTTAATGGCCAGTACGGAAAAATAG
- a CDS encoding TDT family transporter: MLYLSLLLCICITIFYFFYRRKIYIKTSSMAIIMAMGISIQGVSSSFIDFNTTLENVFIVILLSIWFSFLFSFIMSIFTNKFIDIHYKNFINRFGMGTWVAGTSVCGILIYTHFSELSYLSHIILYLNICLWFLYILISLRTLFQLVRNQVLSNVNGILLLTTVSTQSIVLLLNTVYENTPKLVSSFLIGVGLCFYIIGTFFIIWRYIRLPWSIQKDWHNTNCILHGALSITGLACFFSNADYHIVDFLWLSAFIMFLLIEIMEIFRLISRVKYIGIKAGILTYNVSQWSRIFTFAMFYTLTYKKFSPSSPFHLVEHFILALGGWIIIALILVELSLCLEQIYRNFSESPVRSRETDISNVQ, translated from the coding sequence ATGTTATATTTGTCTTTGCTTTTATGTATTTGTATTACCATATTTTATTTCTTCTATAGAAGGAAGATTTATATTAAAACGTCATCTATGGCTATTATTATGGCCATGGGCATTTCTATACAAGGGGTTTCCTCGTCCTTTATAGACTTTAATACGACACTAGAAAATGTGTTCATTGTCATTCTATTATCAATCTGGTTTTCCTTTTTATTTTCCTTCATAATGTCTATCTTTACCAATAAGTTTATAGACATTCATTACAAAAATTTCATCAATCGATTTGGAATGGGCACTTGGGTCGCTGGTACATCCGTTTGTGGAATCCTCATTTATACTCATTTTAGCGAATTGTCCTATCTTTCTCATATCATCTTGTACTTGAATATTTGTCTATGGTTCTTGTACATCCTTATTTCGTTAAGAACATTGTTTCAGTTAGTAAGAAATCAAGTTCTATCGAATGTAAATGGGATTCTTCTTTTGACGACAGTCAGTACACAGTCCATTGTTTTATTACTAAATACTGTCTATGAAAACACGCCTAAGCTCGTTAGTTCGTTTCTCATCGGAGTAGGTCTATGTTTTTACATCATAGGCACCTTCTTTATAATTTGGCGGTATATTCGTCTTCCATGGTCTATTCAGAAGGATTGGCATAACACAAACTGTATCTTACACGGCGCTCTTTCAATCACTGGACTCGCCTGTTTCTTTTCCAATGCGGATTATCATATCGTAGATTTCCTATGGCTATCTGCCTTCATTATGTTTCTTTTAATTGAAATCATGGAGATTTTCAGACTAATTAGCCGCGTGAAATATATTGGTATAAAAGCCGGAATCCTTACGTATAACGTTTCCCAATGGAGTCGAATCTTTACCTTTGCCATGTTCTATACCCTGACCTATAAAAAATTTAGTCCTTCCTCTCCCTTTCATTTAGTAGAACATTTCATCCTAGCATTAGGAGGTTGGATAATTATTGCCTTAATCCTGGTCGAATTATCTCTTTGTTTGGAACAAATCTATCGTAATTTCAGCGAGTCTCCCGTACGCTCTCGGGAAACAGATATTTCAAATGTACAATAG
- a CDS encoding DMT family transporter, translating to MAWSAIILAGIFEVIGVINIKRMAMKKWDALIYLILTFGSSLALLAYAMQTLPMGIVYGVWTGIGTVGSTIMGMILYGEPKDWKRIFFIALILSSAVGLKLIS from the coding sequence ATGGCTTGGTCTGCAATTATTTTAGCTGGTATTTTTGAAGTGATCGGGGTTATCAATATTAAAAGGATGGCCATGAAAAAGTGGGACGCGTTGATTTATCTCATCCTAACGTTTGGATCAAGTCTCGCTTTACTCGCTTATGCCATGCAAACCCTACCGATGGGCATCGTGTACGGTGTCTGGACAGGAATCGGAACTGTGGGTTCTACAATCATGGGAATGATCTTATACGGGGAACCTAAAGATTGGAAAAGAATTTTCTTTATTGCATTAATTCTTTCCTCTGCTGTAGGATTGAAACTCATTTCCTAA
- a CDS encoding DMT family transporter: MNKYWFYVVLAALFEVFWVAGLKHSESPLEWGMTIFAIMVTFVLLPITAKYLPVGTLYAVFAGLGTAGTVIVEIVVYGEPFHLLKVLLIGTLLVGVIGLKRVSDEPSKSKGVA; encoded by the coding sequence ATGAACAAATACTGGTTTTATGTGGTATTAGCCGCGCTCTTTGAAGTGTTTTGGGTTGCGGGACTTAAACATTCCGAAAGTCCTCTTGAATGGGGAATGACTATATTTGCTATTATGGTGACTTTTGTCCTCTTACCTATTACAGCTAAGTACCTTCCTGTTGGAACGCTGTATGCTGTATTTGCTGGATTAGGTACTGCCGGTACGGTCATTGTGGAGATAGTCGTTTATGGAGAACCATTTCATTTATTAAAAGTCCTTCTAATCGGGACACTCCTTGTAGGGGTAATCGGTTTAAAGAGAGTTTCCGATGAGCCATCCAAGAGTAAAGGAGTGGCGTAA
- a CDS encoding VOC family protein — protein sequence MGFHNKPSTFVGHVKIKVEDLERSLHFYQEVIGFKLLEQTKTTAKLTTDGEASVLSIEQPEEVVPKEGRTTGLYHFALLLPERSDLANIVFHFIEKGVRIGSSDHLVSEALYLSDPDGNGIEIYIDRDPSVWNWNKGEVAMTVDPLNFEDLLTSGNQEEPWKGLPAGTVMGHIHLHVSELEKTEEFYTKGLGFEVVSRFGAQALFISTGKYHHHIGLNTWNGVGAPSPSDRSVGLDFFTLIYPDEEARDKVTDDLIKIGATVTEEKGIFVTSDPSGNRIYLKV from the coding sequence ATGGGCTTTCATAATAAACCAAGTACTTTTGTTGGACATGTGAAAATTAAGGTGGAAGATTTAGAACGTTCTCTTCATTTTTATCAAGAGGTTATCGGGTTTAAACTCCTAGAACAGACAAAAACAACTGCAAAATTGACTACGGATGGAGAAGCGAGTGTACTTTCCATAGAACAACCGGAAGAGGTTGTACCAAAGGAAGGAAGAACAACAGGGTTATATCACTTTGCTCTCCTTTTACCAGAGCGTTCTGATTTAGCTAATATTGTCTTTCATTTTATAGAAAAGGGTGTTCGGATTGGTTCGTCAGATCATCTTGTTAGTGAAGCACTCTACTTATCAGATCCAGATGGGAATGGAATTGAAATCTATATAGACCGTGACCCATCTGTATGGAATTGGAATAAAGGTGAAGTTGCTATGACAGTAGATCCACTAAATTTTGAAGATCTACTTACTTCTGGGAATCAGGAAGAGCCATGGAAGGGTCTACCTGCCGGTACTGTCATGGGACATATACATTTGCATGTATCCGAACTAGAAAAGACGGAGGAATTTTATACGAAGGGTCTCGGTTTTGAAGTGGTTAGCCGCTTTGGGGCACAGGCACTTTTTATCTCTACTGGCAAGTACCACCATCATATCGGCTTAAATACATGGAATGGTGTCGGTGCACCTAGCCCTTCTGACCGTAGCGTTGGATTGGATTTCTTCACCTTAATTTATCCGGATGAGGAAGCAAGAGACAAAGTTACAGATGATTTGATTAAAATTGGTGCAACCGTCACCGAAGAAAAAGGGATTTTCGTTACCTCTGATCCTTCAGGAAATCGGATCTACTTAAAAGTTTAG
- a CDS encoding NADPH-dependent FMN reductase — protein sequence MTKKLNIGIILGSTRQGRVSPQVGEWVQSIAEKREDANYEIVDITDFKLPFLGEEDAPGIASWNEKLASLDGFVFIVQEYNHSITGALKNALDLAREAWNNKAAGIVSYGSVGGVRATEHLRGILGELAIADVRTHPALSLFTDFENGTDFQPNDMHVDTVTQMLDQLVSWSTALKTLR from the coding sequence ATGACTAAAAAATTAAACATTGGAATTATCTTAGGAAGCACTCGTCAAGGACGAGTAAGTCCACAGGTTGGAGAATGGGTACAATCAATTGCTGAAAAGCGTGAAGATGCAAATTATGAAATTGTAGATATTACAGACTTCAAACTACCATTTTTAGGTGAAGAGGACGCACCTGGAATCGCTTCTTGGAATGAAAAACTTGCTAGCTTGGATGGATTTGTTTTTATCGTTCAGGAATACAACCACAGTATTACTGGAGCATTAAAAAATGCACTTGATCTGGCTCGTGAAGCATGGAATAACAAGGCTGCTGGAATTGTAAGCTACGGTTCTGTCGGTGGAGTTCGTGCAACCGAACACTTACGTGGAATTTTAGGAGAATTAGCAATTGCGGATGTCCGTACACACCCAGCCTTGTCACTATTCACAGATTTTGAAAACGGAACAGATTTTCAGCCAAATGACATGCATGTTGACACGGTAACTCAAATGTTAGATCAACTTGTTTCATGGTCTACTGCATTGAAAACCTTAAGATAA